TATACCTTTGGATGGCACTGTGAACAAACTAGTGATACAGAGATTTATCTACAGGTAACCATTTTTTTCAAGTCATTTTTTCAGCCATACAAACTGTCATGCATGTAACTGACCTTATGAGTCAGGGAATGTTGTTTAAGGTGATGCGGCTGTACAAATTCCATGCCACACTCAGAGCAGATATAGGGCCGGATGTCCTTGTGCTTCATCATATGATTCTGAAGTTGGCTTGGGTATTGGAATGTCTTATCACACTCTGTACAGTTGTACTTCACAGGGCCTCGGTGTACCGTCAAATGCCTTTTAAGCTGTACAAGTGTGGGGAAATCCAAACCACACTCCACGCAAATGTTATCTCGGCCACTTTCGTGTTTTGATTCATGAACTTTTAGTTCACTGGGGTAGGCAAACCCCCTACCACATATCCTGCAATTGTATGGCTTCACATCACTGTGCTGCATCATGTGTCGCTTTAGATGACTAGTTTGGGTAAAAGCTTTATAACAGACTTGGCACTTGTGGGGCCTGGTGCCCTGGTGAGTTAACATATGAGTATGGAGATGGCtcaattgtttaaaaagtttgccaCAATGGGCACAAGCGTGGGGTTTGATGCCACTGTGCCCCAAAATGTGTGTCACTAAATTATATTTGGAAGTATATGACTTTTCACACATTGGGCATTTCCAACGTTTCTGATCTCCAACTTCCACATAGAAACTGTCATCAATCTGAATGTTAACATCTACTCTCTCAACCTTCTGCTTGGGGTCTTCATCTTCATCATTTTGGGTTTTATCTATGTGACCTTTGTCTGGGAAACCTGCATCGAGGCTGTGACACATGTGAAGGCTTTTAGAGGGTGCTTGGAAAGGGAACATTGTCTCTGGATAGCGTTTGTGAAAATAGGAATACGATGGATGTAGATACAAAGGGCCAGGAGGCCAGACTACATTAGTCCTAAGAGATTCTTCTTTCAGAGGGTTAAGCCAGAAGGGGTCCATTGTTC
This Pyxicephalus adspersus chromosome 6, UCB_Pads_2.0, whole genome shotgun sequence DNA region includes the following protein-coding sequences:
- the ZNF366 gene encoding zinc finger protein 366 isoform X2 encodes the protein MQKDTNTIKDYTSCFRQIPSFIKCSRQSPLIEEYKPHFQHYQYDHPMDSLHSFHDVFTTGSHRRKSAPSKMPHDFNTEGPKSQMESSYEGKHFLPSHFPFLYHFPPLSSFNAKLMELSNIGIQYYRTMDPFWLNPLKEESLRTNVVWPPGPLYLHPSYSYFHKRYPETMFPFQAPSKSLHMCHSLDAGFPDKGHIDKTQNDEDEDPKQKVERVDVNIQIDDSFYVEVGDQKRWKCPMCEKSYTSKYNLVTHILGHSGIKPHACAHCGKLFKQLSHLHTHMLTHQGTRPHKCQVCYKAFTQTSHLKRHMMQHSDVKPYNCRICGRGFAYPSELKVHESKHESGRDNICVECGLDFPTLVQLKRHLTVHRGPVKYNCTECDKTFQYPSQLQNHMMKHKDIRPYICSECGMEFVQPHHLKQHSLTHKGVKEHKCGICGREFTLLANMKRHILIHTNIRAYQCHLCFKSFVQKQTLKAHMIVHSDIKPFKCKLCGKEFNRMHNLMGHMHLHSDSKPFKCLYCPSKFTLKGNLTRHMKVKHGVTERGYHSRGVTQKQSHQKP